A window of the Mus pahari chromosome 1, PAHARI_EIJ_v1.1, whole genome shotgun sequence genome harbors these coding sequences:
- the LOC110312978 gene encoding olfactory receptor 5V1-like — MDIYNLTTVTQFILIGLSDLPEVRYPLFVAFVIIYQITLLGNGLILLAIVTEKKLQTPMYYLLANLSLLDICCPSATVPKMLKNLLTEDHSISFVGCALQLYFLVALAGTEVFLLAVMAYDRYVAICFPLRYSLIMTKVRCVQLLFGTWAAGFLNSFVHTMSTFSLSFCNSNRVNQYYCDIPPVVALSCSSTYMAEMLVLVIGGICGVGAFLITLISYIYIVSTILKIRSAEGKRKAFSTCASHLLVVFLFYGTTIFTYIRPTSSQHSPGRDRLISMLYGVITPMLNPIIYSLRNTEVKGALSKVLHLRICSQKA, encoded by the coding sequence ATGGACATCTACAATCTTACCACAGTGACTCAGTTCATCCTTATAGGGCTCTCTGACCTCCCTGAGGTGCGCTATCCACTCTTTGTGGCCTTTGTCATCATCTATCAGATCACTTTGCTGGGAAATGGGCTCATCCTCTTGGCCATTGTGACTGAAAAAAAGCTCCAGACTCCCATGTACTACCTGTTGGCAAATCTGTCCTTGCTGGACATATGCTGCCCATCAGCTACCGTCCCCAAGATGCTCAAGAATCTCTTGACTGAGGATCACAGCATTTCCTTTGTTGGGTGTGCTTTACAGCTCTATTTCCTGGTGGCCCTAGCTGGGACTGAAGTCTTCTTGCTGGCTGTGATGgcttatgaccgctatgtggccatatGCTTCCCTCTGCGTTACTCCCTCATCATGACCAAGGTTCGCTGTGTGCAGCTGTTGTTTGGGACTTGGGCAGCTGGGTTTCTGAACTCTTTTGTTCATACAATGTCCACCTTTAGCCTGTCTTTCTGCAATTCTAATAGAGTTAACCAGTACTACTGTGATATTCCACCTGTGGTGGCCCTGTCATGTTCATCCACCTATATGGCAGAAATGCTTGTTTTAGTGATAGGAGGTATCTGTGGGGTTGGTGCTTTTCTGATCACTTTGATCTCCTACATATACATAGTCTCTACCATCTTAAAGATCCGGTCAGCAGAAGGAAAGCGTAAAGCTTTCTCCACATGTGCTTCCCATCTTCTTGTAGTCTTCTTGTTCTATGGCACAACTATATTTACCTATATTCGCCCAACCTCCAGTCAACACTCTCCTGGTAGAGACAGACTCATCTCTATGTTGTATGGAGTCATTACTCCCATGTTAAACCCCATTATCTACAGTCTGAGAAACACAGAAGTCAAAGGAGCTCTAAGTAAAGTTTTACATCTTAGGATATGTTCACAGAAAGCATGA